CAACCAAAAGAGATTCGTGTATTCTGCTATTGTTTAGTTGTGAATAATTTATGCGAGTTTTGTATCTGTTACAATTTGTTACAGTATGTAAATCCATAGTTTCTATTTTACTGGTGTATTGATTTTCGTATTCCATCACCTGTTCTAGCAAAAACAGTCTTAGATCAACGGTCTCTTTCCTAAGAGTCAAGGAGTTTGTTTCTATTCGGGTAATATCTAGAATATCATCTGTTAATGATACCATTTTTTTTGCATTTCTTATAATAGCATCAATATAGTCGTTTATCTCTTGTCTGTTCACCTGAATCTGTTGAGAGTTTCCTAATTCCTTTGAGTTTACATTTGATTTGAGCATTTCAGAAATTGCCAGTATTGGTTGTATAGGGCTCCTTAATTCGTGAGCAGCGATACGAATAAAGTCTTGCTGCAACTCTTCACTTTTTTTTAGTTGCTGGTATATTTCAGTTTGATTCCACAAATTCTCAAATATTGAAACATAAGATAAAACACCCGCTTTGCTGTTAGAATATGTCGAAATCCCTATGGCTTCATGAAACTTTTCTTTGGAATCATCCTTTAGTTCCATTACCAGTGATACCTTTTTGTCGATTATAAGAATGGTAGATCCTGTTTCAGTTAATGTTTGGATGGACCTTATCTGAATCTTCTTGCTACTATTGCCATCATTATTACTTGTGTGATATATCGACAAACTTTGTTTTTCCAACCTTTCAATAAATTTCTCTGTCTTTTCGTTGCTAGGGATCAACATCCGTATCTTTACGTTTCTATTCACTGCTGTTCGGGTTATCAATTCAAACACTCCTAGTTTCCATTGTCTTAGAAACGCGTTTACAGTTGGAAGTATTAGCATTATCTCCTTATTTGAGGATCTCAGCAGATCAAGATATGCGGTTTCAGCATTGTTTGACCTTGAGATAATATCTACTCTTTCAGTATCAAGTCCCCTTTCTATGTCCTCTATAATGTCTACAGCATCTATGCCATTTTTCCATAGTTCCTCAAATGTTAATTTGTACTGGTTGATATATAGAACATCATTTGTTGTAAACATCTGCTTAATGGTTTTCCTATCTTGATTGTGATCAATTTTTTCAGAGTTTGAGAAAAAGACTCGGTCAGTCACTAAGAAGTTTGGTGGAGGCAAGTTTCTAATGCTTCTTATTTTAATGCCCATATCCATGAATAACTTGGCTACGTTGGCATCCTCTTTTCGACTCAAGTCTGTGATCCACCTTACACCCTTATGATAACCCTTATCATAATTTTCCATTATTTCCTGATATACTGAAAAAAAACCATCATGTACTATTTTTAGCAAGCCAGTATCTGAGCAAATTAGTATTTCTTCACCGTCTTTACTCAAAGATCTTATCTTATCGTTTATTTCATCTTGGTCGTCAAGGACCCTGGTTTCTATTCTCTCATGACCCTCCTCGATCTCCCTAATCCGTTGTGTTGCGGGTATGGCATTGGCCCAAAGACTCTTAAAAACATACTGTTGCTGCTCCACGATTTCCATTACGTTACTATGGATGAGATGGGACACAGGTTTAGCTTCTTGCAATTTAGCTGTAGCAATATATTCACTTTCGCTTACTGCCATACCTCCTTTCGCATTGTCCACATGGCGCACCTCGGCTATTTTCATCAGCTCTTTACAATAATTAATATTGTGTTTTGTAATCTCAGAAATGTATTTGATTTTGACACCCCTTTCATATGCATGTCTCATACCTTTCCTCAATTGTTCCACACCCATCGCTACTGTAGGCCCTTGGGAATTAGCGTAATTATCCCACCTATCTTTCGCATTATTAAGTGTCTGTACAATTAGTTCCGTGGTTTTATCCTCACCATAGACAACTACAGTTTTCTCCCCAATTGAGTTATTGTTATTTTTGTTCTTATCACTGTTAATGGTTTTGAGATTTTTGTCGTAACAATAGCTATATTGATTATTTGAATTATAATTTTTATTTTCCTTGATTAATCGAATAGACAACTTTTTATTC
This Candidatus Nitrosocosmicus oleophilus DNA region includes the following protein-coding sequences:
- a CDS encoding sensor histidine kinase is translated as MTIKDNTEKEKTGKRLEDKENKKLSIRLIKENKNYNSNNQYSYCYDKNLKTINSDKNKNNNNSIGEKTVVVYGEDKTTELIVQTLNNAKDRWDNYANSQGPTVAMGVEQLRKGMRHAYERGVKIKYISEITKHNINYCKELMKIAEVRHVDNAKGGMAVSESEYIATAKLQEAKPVSHLIHSNVMEIVEQQQYVFKSLWANAIPATQRIREIEEGHERIETRVLDDQDEINDKIRSLSKDGEEILICSDTGLLKIVHDGFFSVYQEIMENYDKGYHKGVRWITDLSRKEDANVAKLFMDMGIKIRSIRNLPPPNFLVTDRVFFSNSEKIDHNQDRKTIKQMFTTNDVLYINQYKLTFEELWKNGIDAVDIIEDIERGLDTERVDIISRSNNAETAYLDLLRSSNKEIMLILPTVNAFLRQWKLGVFELITRTAVNRNVKIRMLIPSNEKTEKFIERLEKQSLSIYHTSNNDGNSSKKIQIRSIQTLTETGSTILIIDKKVSLVMELKDDSKEKFHEAIGISTYSNSKAGVLSYVSIFENLWNQTEIYQQLKKSEELQQDFIRIAAHELRSPIQPILAISEMLKSNVNSKELGNSQQIQVNRQEINDYIDAIIRNAKKMVSLTDDILDITRIETNSLTLRKETVDLRLFLLEQVMEYENQYTSKIETMDLHTVTNCNRYKTRINYSQLNNSRIHESLLVELDKSRITQVVYNLLDNAFKFTNDGDAIYIILDIEFINDQKYVVISIRDSGKGIDKEILPKLFTKFTTMSEKGIGLGLYIAKSIIEAHSGRIWARNNVNGTGATFSFTLPCDA